The following proteins are encoded in a genomic region of Streptococcus sp. 29892:
- a CDS encoding helix-turn-helix domain-containing protein has protein sequence MEMIRVNLDKVLKDRQMTSKDLAEQVGITEANLSILKTGKAKGIRFNTLMSICRILDCQPGDILEYVDDEE, from the coding sequence ATGGAAATGATTCGCGTAAACTTAGACAAGGTCCTCAAAGACCGACAAATGACTTCCAAGGACCTAGCAGAGCAAGTCGGCATTACAGAGGCCAACCTGTCCATTCTCAAGACAGGCAAGGCAAAAGGTATTCGTTTTAATACCCTGATGAGCATCTGCCGCATCCTAGACTGCCAACCAGGTGATATTTTGGAATATGTGGATGATGAAGAGTGA
- a CDS encoding YebC/PmpR family DNA-binding transcriptional regulator: protein MGRKWANIVAKKTAKDGANSKVYAKFGVEIYVAAKKGDPDPETNSALKFVIDRAKQAQVPRHIIDKAIDKAKGNTDETFVEGRYEGFGPNGSMIIVDTLTSNVNRTAANVRSAFGKNGGNMGASGSVSFMFDKKGVVVFAGDDADAIFELLLEADVEVDDVEAEDGTITVYTAPTDLHKAIVALKESGIEEFNVTELEMIPQSEVSLDGDDLATFEKLYDALEDDEDVQKIYTNVDGF from the coding sequence ATGGGACGTAAATGGGCCAATATTGTAGCCAAGAAAACCGCAAAAGACGGTGCTAACTCAAAAGTTTACGCCAAATTTGGTGTTGAAATCTATGTAGCAGCGAAAAAGGGTGACCCAGATCCAGAAACAAACTCAGCGCTGAAATTCGTTATTGATCGTGCCAAGCAAGCGCAGGTTCCAAGACATATTATTGACAAGGCCATTGACAAGGCAAAAGGAAATACAGACGAAACTTTCGTAGAAGGTCGTTACGAAGGCTTTGGACCAAACGGTTCTATGATTATCGTTGATACCTTGACATCAAACGTAAACCGTACCGCAGCCAATGTTCGCTCTGCCTTTGGTAAAAACGGTGGTAACATGGGTGCATCTGGTTCCGTATCATTCATGTTTGATAAAAAAGGTGTTGTCGTTTTTGCTGGTGATGATGCAGATGCCATCTTCGAATTGCTCCTTGAAGCAGATGTCGAAGTCGATGACGTAGAAGCAGAAGACGGAACAATCACTGTTTATACAGCACCAACTGATTTGCACAAGGCAATTGTGGCACTTAAGGAATCAGGTATTGAAGAGTTTAACGTTACTGAACTTGAAATGATCCCACAATCAGAAGTATCACTTGACGGCGATGACCTGGCAACATTTGAAAAACTCTACGACGCCCTCGAAGACGACGAAGACGTCCAAAAAATCTACACGAATGTAGATGGCTTTTAA
- a CDS encoding PTS transporter subunit IIBC encodes MKKFLSFEFWQKFGKCLMVVIAVMPAAGLMVSIGNSIPLISPESELLIRIGNIIAQIGWGIIGNLHLLFALAIGGSWAKEKAGGAFSAGLAFILINLITGHFFGVTTDMLADATATVSTVFGTQIPVSGYFVNILGQPALNMGVFVGIIAGFVGATAYNKYYNYRKLPDVLTFFNGKRFVPFVVIYRSVLVALALAIFWPLVQTGINSFGKWIATSQDTAPIVAPFVYGTLERLLLPFGLHHMLTIPMNYTSLGGTYDILTGAQAGTQVFGQDPLWLAWITDLINLKDAGDMAQYNDLLANVTPARFKVGQMIGSSGILMGLTLAMYRNVDPDKKKKYRGMFLSSAAAVFLTGVTEPIEFMFMFAAMPLYVVYAFVQGAAFAMADIVNLRMHSFGNIEFLTRTPMAIKAGIGMDVVNFIWVTALFAVGMYFIANFMIQKFNLATAGRNGNYDTETTDVVSNSNVDTADANSQVVQIINLLGGRDNIADVDACMTRLRVSVKDVAQVGDENAWKQAGAMGLIIKDSGVQAVYGPKADVLKSDIQDLLESGVAIPRTEIVATETVVEEAQFKGVTEAVYAVAEGQAIAIIEVKDPVFSQKMMGDGYAVEPVNGNVYAPVSGIVTSVFPTKHAVGILSDKGVEVLVHVGLDTVALNGAPFSAKVTDGQRVEAGDILLVADLEAIRSAGRETTIVVAFTNTAEIKSVSLENLGQVSQDSQVATVEL; translated from the coding sequence ATGAAAAAATTTCTTAGTTTCGAATTTTGGCAAAAATTCGGTAAATGTTTGATGGTCGTGATCGCCGTTATGCCGGCGGCAGGTCTTATGGTTTCTATCGGAAACTCGATTCCACTAATCAGTCCTGAATCAGAATTGCTCATTCGTATTGGGAATATCATTGCCCAAATTGGTTGGGGGATTATCGGAAACCTTCACTTGCTCTTTGCCTTGGCAATCGGTGGTAGCTGGGCTAAGGAAAAGGCTGGTGGTGCCTTCTCGGCTGGTCTTGCCTTCATCTTGATTAACTTGATAACAGGTCACTTCTTTGGTGTAACGACTGATATGTTGGCTGATGCGACTGCGACAGTCAGCACTGTATTTGGAACTCAAATTCCAGTATCTGGCTACTTTGTTAATATCCTTGGACAACCTGCTTTGAACATGGGTGTCTTTGTAGGGATTATTGCTGGCTTTGTTGGTGCGACTGCTTACAACAAATACTACAACTATCGCAAGTTGCCAGATGTATTGACCTTCTTTAACGGAAAGCGTTTTGTACCATTTGTAGTCATCTATCGTTCTGTCCTTGTAGCGCTTGCTTTGGCAATCTTCTGGCCTCTTGTACAAACTGGGATTAACAGTTTTGGTAAATGGATTGCAACCTCACAAGACACCGCTCCAATTGTAGCCCCATTTGTTTATGGTACCTTGGAACGTTTGCTTCTTCCATTCGGTCTTCACCACATGTTGACCATTCCAATGAACTACACATCGCTTGGTGGTACCTATGACATCTTGACAGGTGCTCAAGCTGGTACACAAGTATTTGGTCAAGATCCGCTCTGGTTGGCTTGGATTACAGACTTGATCAACCTCAAAGACGCTGGCGATATGGCTCAGTACAATGACTTGCTTGCTAATGTAACGCCTGCTCGCTTTAAAGTAGGTCAAATGATTGGTTCCTCTGGTATTCTCATGGGCTTAACTCTTGCTATGTACCGCAATGTTGACCCGGATAAGAAGAAAAAATACCGTGGTATGTTCCTTTCATCTGCTGCAGCCGTCTTCTTGACAGGTGTAACAGAACCAATTGAGTTTATGTTCATGTTTGCAGCAATGCCGCTCTATGTCGTATATGCTTTTGTACAAGGTGCAGCCTTTGCTATGGCGGATATTGTCAATTTGCGTATGCACTCATTTGGTAATATCGAATTCCTTACACGTACACCGATGGCGATTAAAGCCGGTATCGGCATGGACGTTGTCAACTTTATCTGGGTAACAGCCCTCTTTGCGGTTGGTATGTACTTCATTGCCAACTTCATGATTCAAAAATTCAACCTGGCAACAGCTGGTCGCAATGGGAACTATGATACAGAAACAACAGATGTGGTTTCAAATTCAAACGTAGATACAGCGGATGCTAATTCACAAGTGGTACAAATCATCAACTTGCTTGGTGGTCGTGATAATATCGCAGATGTGGATGCTTGTATGACTCGTCTTCGCGTTAGTGTTAAAGATGTGGCACAGGTTGGAGATGAAAATGCTTGGAAACAGGCTGGTGCTATGGGCTTGATTATCAAGGACTCAGGTGTTCAAGCAGTCTATGGACCAAAAGCAGATGTTCTCAAATCAGACATTCAAGACTTACTAGAATCTGGCGTAGCTATTCCTCGTACGGAAATTGTTGCGACTGAAACAGTAGTTGAGGAAGCACAATTCAAGGGTGTGACCGAGGCAGTTTATGCTGTTGCTGAAGGTCAAGCCATTGCCATCATAGAAGTGAAAGATCCGGTCTTCTCACAAAAAATGATGGGTGACGGTTATGCAGTTGAGCCTGTAAATGGCAATGTCTACGCACCAGTTTCAGGTATTGTAACCAGTGTATTCCCAACCAAACACGCTGTCGGTATTTTGTCTGACAAGGGTGTAGAAGTCTTGGTGCACGTGGGTCTAGATACGGTTGCACTAAACGGTGCTCCATTCTCAGCTAAGGTAACAGATGGTCAACGCGTTGAAGCAGGGGACATACTCCTTGTTGCAGACCTTGAAGCCATTCGCTCAGCAGGACGTGAAACAACCATCGTCGTTGCCTTCACAAACACAGCAGAAATCAAATCAGTCAGCCTTGAAAATCTTGGACAGGTTAGTCAAGATAGCCAAGTTGCGACAGTTGAGTTGTAA
- a CDS encoding endonuclease/exonuclease/phosphatase family protein has translation MKLLTVNVHAWLEENQHEKLDILAQTISQKQYDVIALQEVNQLMTSTLVTKDLRQDNYGLVLLEKLRELGVTDYSYFWSNSHIGYDRYDEGIAFLTKLPVYEVDAFYCSQNKDLTSILSRKIIGLTVLYEKEWIDIYSCHINLPDSKEENQLENIRSIVERTSSGRLKILMGDFNTDALSDPQAYQAIKDLGLYDSYDLAEKKDRGITVEKAIDGWAGHSQEKRLDYVFINQKRQVQSSRVIFNGDNLPVISDHFGVEVNISI, from the coding sequence ATGAAATTACTAACAGTCAATGTTCATGCCTGGCTAGAAGAGAACCAGCATGAGAAATTGGATATTTTAGCTCAGACCATTTCCCAAAAGCAATATGATGTAATCGCTCTTCAGGAAGTCAATCAGCTGATGACAAGTACCTTGGTGACCAAGGACTTACGGCAAGACAATTATGGTCTGGTCCTGCTTGAGAAACTAAGAGAGCTTGGAGTGACAGACTATTCCTATTTTTGGTCCAATTCCCATATTGGTTACGATCGGTACGATGAAGGAATTGCCTTCTTGACCAAACTACCTGTCTATGAAGTGGATGCCTTCTATTGCAGTCAGAACAAAGATTTGACATCAATCTTGTCTAGAAAAATCATCGGTTTGACGGTCTTGTATGAGAAGGAATGGATCGACATTTATTCTTGTCATATCAATCTTCCTGACAGTAAAGAAGAAAATCAGTTGGAGAATATTCGCTCGATTGTGGAGCGAACAAGTTCGGGGCGCTTGAAAATTCTAATGGGAGATTTCAATACGGATGCCCTGTCGGATCCACAAGCCTATCAAGCAATCAAGGACTTAGGTTTATATGATAGTTATGATTTGGCTGAGAAAAAGGATAGGGGAATCACCGTTGAAAAAGCCATTGATGGGTGGGCAGGTCATAGTCAGGAAAAACGTCTGGACTATGTGTTCATAAATCAGAAAAGACAGGTTCAATCCAGTCGTGTGATTTTCAATGGGGACAATCTTCCGGTTATCTCGGACCACTTTGGTGTGGAAGTTAACATTAGTATTTAA
- a CDS encoding UTRA domain-containing protein, protein MSKYKKVYADIKEKIEQNIWQANQEMPTENELMEIYSYSKDTIRKALSLLEMDGYIQKRQGRNSIILDHNLVRKPFVSELKTVSELNRSAHHQVQTELTNLYIVQGQPEVMKELEVDEKTDLYRVSRVRTIDGERLEYEISYFDRRIVPYLSKEVAESSIYQYLENDLGLEISHSRREISFRFATEEERSLLDLTGYDMVVSVTSTTYLADGRPFQYGTITYRPDKVTFVSMAKR, encoded by the coding sequence ATGAGTAAATACAAGAAAGTCTATGCCGACATCAAGGAAAAAATTGAACAAAATATCTGGCAGGCCAATCAAGAGATGCCTACAGAAAATGAACTGATGGAGATTTACTCCTATTCCAAGGACACCATCCGCAAGGCCCTATCGCTGTTGGAGATGGATGGCTATATCCAAAAACGTCAAGGGAGAAATTCCATTATTTTGGACCATAATCTTGTTCGAAAACCATTTGTGTCCGAATTGAAGACCGTCAGCGAACTCAACCGCTCTGCCCATCATCAAGTCCAGACCGAATTGACCAACCTCTATATTGTCCAAGGTCAGCCAGAGGTCATGAAAGAATTGGAAGTGGATGAAAAAACGGATCTCTACCGTGTCAGCCGCGTTCGGACTATTGACGGAGAACGATTAGAGTATGAGATTTCCTACTTTGACCGCAGAATTGTCCCCTATCTCAGTAAGGAAGTCGCTGAAAGTTCCATTTATCAATATTTGGAAAACGACCTTGGCTTAGAAATTTCCCATTCCCGCCGAGAAATCTCCTTCCGCTTTGCGACAGAAGAAGAAAGAAGCCTGCTAGACCTGACAGGCTACGACATGGTGGTTTCCGTCACTAGCACCACCTATCTGGCAGACGGTCGTCCCTTCCAGTACGGCACCATTACCTACCGACCAGACAAGGTCACCTTTGTATCTATGGCCAAACGGTAA
- the glgP gene encoding glycogen/starch/alpha-glucan family phosphorylase: MINFTTFAESKANKKLADMTNEEIYLQLLNYVKLSAADMPKNTGKRKVYYISAEFLIGKLLSNNLINLGVYKDIQAELAVAGKSLAQVEDVEPEPSLGNGGLGRLASCFVDSMSTLGINGEGVGLNYHCGLFKQVFKDNQQDAEPNFWIENDSWLIPTTISYDVPFKNFTLTSKLDRLDILGYKKDTKNYLNLFDIQSVNYGLIENGISFDKTAIQENLTLFLYPDDSDKNGELLRIYQQYFMVSNAAQLLIDEAIERGSNVRDLADYAYVQINDTHPSLVIPELIRLLTEKHGLEFAEAVAIVKNMTGYTNHTILAEALEKWPLSFLEEVVPHLVDIIKELDALVAKEVADVALHIIDESGRVHMAHMDIHFSNSVNGVAALHTEILKNSELKGFYELYPEKFNNKTNGITFRRWLEFANQDLADYIKELIGDEYLTDATKLEKLLAFADDKEVHAKLAEIKHNNKLALKRYLKDNKGIELDENSIIDTQIKRFHEYKRQQMNALYVIHKYLEIKNGNLPKRKITVIFGGKAAPAYVIAQDIIHLILCLSELINNDPEVSKYLNVHLVENYNVTVAEKLIPATDISEQISLASKEASGTGNMKFMLNGALTLGTMDGANVEIAELAGMDNIYTFGKDSDTIIDLYDKAGYVSADYYNGDANIKRAVDFIISDEVKALGNEERLGRLHHELISKDWFMTLIDLAEYIEVKEQVFADYEDQDSWNKKVVHNIAKAGFFSSDRTIEQYNEDIWHSK; this comes from the coding sequence ATGATTAACTTTACAACTTTTGCAGAAAGCAAGGCCAACAAGAAATTAGCAGATATGACCAACGAAGAAATCTATCTTCAGTTGCTCAACTATGTTAAACTATCAGCGGCAGATATGCCAAAAAACACAGGTAAACGCAAGGTTTACTATATCTCAGCAGAGTTCCTTATCGGTAAACTCTTGTCAAACAACTTGATCAACTTAGGTGTTTACAAGGACATTCAGGCAGAATTAGCTGTGGCTGGCAAGTCCTTGGCACAGGTTGAAGACGTTGAGCCAGAACCATCACTTGGTAACGGTGGTCTTGGCCGCTTGGCATCATGTTTTGTAGATTCGATGTCAACTCTTGGCATTAACGGTGAAGGTGTTGGTCTTAACTACCACTGTGGTCTGTTTAAACAAGTCTTCAAGGACAACCAACAAGATGCAGAGCCAAACTTCTGGATTGAAAATGATTCTTGGTTGATTCCAACGACAATCAGCTACGATGTTCCATTCAAAAACTTCACATTAACATCTAAATTGGACCGTTTGGACATCCTTGGTTACAAGAAAGATACTAAGAACTACCTCAACTTGTTTGATATCCAGTCTGTTAACTATGGCTTGATTGAAAATGGCATTTCATTTGACAAGACTGCTATCCAAGAAAACTTGACCCTCTTCTTGTACCCAGATGATTCAGACAAGAACGGTGAATTGCTCCGTATTTACCAACAATATTTCATGGTGTCAAATGCTGCGCAACTCTTGATTGACGAAGCGATTGAGCGTGGTTCAAATGTGCGTGACTTGGCAGACTATGCTTACGTTCAAATCAATGATACTCACCCTTCACTTGTTATTCCAGAATTGATCCGTCTTTTGACTGAAAAACACGGCTTGGAATTTGCAGAAGCAGTGGCAATCGTTAAGAACATGACCGGCTACACCAACCACACTATCTTGGCAGAAGCCCTTGAAAAATGGCCATTGTCATTCTTGGAAGAAGTGGTGCCTCACTTGGTAGACATCATCAAGGAATTGGATGCCTTGGTAGCTAAGGAAGTAGCTGATGTTGCCCTTCACATCATAGACGAGTCTGGTCGTGTGCATATGGCTCACATGGATATCCACTTCTCAAACTCTGTCAACGGGGTTGCGGCTCTCCACACTGAAATCTTGAAAAACTCTGAGTTGAAAGGCTTCTACGAGCTTTACCCAGAGAAATTCAACAACAAGACAAACGGTATCACCTTCCGTCGTTGGTTGGAATTTGCTAACCAAGATCTTGCAGACTACATCAAGGAATTGATTGGCGATGAGTACTTGACAGATGCGACTAAGCTTGAGAAATTGCTTGCCTTTGCAGATGACAAGGAAGTGCATGCTAAGTTGGCAGAAATCAAGCACAACAACAAATTGGCCCTTAAACGTTACCTCAAAGATAACAAGGGTATCGAATTGGATGAAAACTCTATCATCGATACACAGATCAAACGTTTCCACGAGTACAAACGCCAACAAATGAATGCCTTGTATGTCATCCACAAGTATCTTGAAATCAAGAACGGCAACCTGCCAAAACGTAAAATCACCGTTATCTTCGGTGGTAAGGCAGCTCCAGCTTACGTGATTGCCCAAGACATCATTCACTTGATTCTCTGCTTGTCTGAGTTGATCAACAATGACCCAGAAGTCAGCAAGTATCTCAACGTTCACTTGGTAGAAAACTACAATGTAACCGTTGCTGAAAAACTCATCCCTGCAACAGATATTTCTGAGCAAATCTCATTGGCTTCTAAAGAAGCATCAGGTACTGGTAACATGAAATTCATGCTCAACGGTGCCTTGACACTTGGTACCATGGACGGTGCCAACGTTGAGATTGCTGAGTTGGCTGGTATGGACAATATCTATACATTTGGTAAGGATTCAGATACCATTATCGACTTGTACGACAAGGCTGGCTACGTATCTGCGGACTACTACAATGGTGATGCTAATATCAAACGTGCGGTTGACTTTATCATTAGTGATGAAGTGAAAGCACTTGGTAATGAAGAACGTCTTGGTCGCTTGCACCATGAATTGATTTCTAAAGACTGGTTCATGACCTTGATTGACTTAGCAGAGTACATCGAAGTTAAAGAGCAAGTCTTTGCAGATTACGAAGATCAAGATTCATGGAACAAGAAAGTTGTTCACAACATCGCCAAAGCAGGATTCTTCTCATCTGACCGTACAATCGAGCAGTACAACGAAGACATCTGGCACAGTAAATAA
- the malQ gene encoding 4-alpha-glucanotransferase: MANRTSGILMHITSLPGKFGIGTFGKPAYDFVDFLVETKQTYWQLLPLTTTSYGDSPYQSFSAIAGNTHLIDFDLLADEDLLANFDYQDVNFGDNPEKVDYALIYEARRPILERAVQNFLTDDKRKAAFQEFEKANSSWLNDYAEFMAIKEHFGNKALQEWDDKKVVARNEEALEKYRLELADQIDYFKVTQYFFFSQWKQLKDYANKNHIKIIGDMPIYVSADSVEVWTKPQLFKLDSERKPLYVAGVPADNFSADGQLWGNPLYDWEQHEKTGYNWWIYRIHESFKLYDVLRIDHFKGFSDYWQVAGDAEVAKVGTWEPGPGYNLFKAVKETLGDLPIIAEDLGNIDAKARKLLADCGYPGMKILEFGFFDVTGQSIDIPHRCVPNSIAYTGTHDNEVVNGWYNNLEPEQQEFVDDYTNRKPIEPVTQAMLRTLFATVSDTAIATMQDVLDLGEDSRMNTPSTVGGNWEWRMKAEDLTQERKDFLIKMTKLYQRGNEKHD, from the coding sequence ATGGCGAATCGTACCAGTGGAATTTTGATGCATATTACCTCACTTCCAGGTAAGTTTGGTATCGGTACTTTTGGAAAGCCTGCCTATGATTTTGTGGATTTCTTGGTTGAAACCAAGCAGACCTACTGGCAGCTTCTTCCTCTCACAACGACCAGTTATGGGGATTCTCCCTACCAATCATTTTCAGCTATTGCTGGAAATACCCACCTAATTGATTTTGATTTATTGGCAGACGAAGATTTATTGGCCAACTTTGATTACCAAGATGTGAACTTTGGGGACAATCCAGAAAAAGTGGATTATGCCTTGATTTATGAAGCGCGTCGACCAATCTTGGAAAGAGCAGTTCAAAACTTCTTGACTGATGACAAGCGTAAGGCCGCCTTTCAAGAGTTTGAAAAAGCTAATTCATCATGGCTAAACGATTATGCAGAGTTCATGGCCATTAAAGAACATTTTGGTAACAAGGCCCTACAAGAATGGGATGACAAGAAAGTGGTTGCTCGAAATGAAGAAGCCCTTGAAAAATACCGCTTGGAATTGGCAGACCAAATTGATTACTTTAAAGTGACGCAATATTTCTTCTTTAGCCAGTGGAAGCAGTTGAAGGACTACGCCAACAAGAACCACATCAAGATTATTGGAGATATGCCCATTTACGTATCGGCAGATAGTGTGGAAGTTTGGACCAAGCCACAGCTCTTCAAGCTTGATAGCGAACGCAAGCCACTTTATGTGGCAGGCGTGCCAGCGGATAACTTTTCGGCTGATGGTCAATTGTGGGGTAACCCGCTCTATGACTGGGAGCAGCATGAGAAGACAGGTTACAACTGGTGGATTTACCGTATTCACGAGAGCTTCAAGCTCTATGATGTCTTGCGGATTGACCACTTCAAAGGCTTCTCAGACTACTGGCAGGTAGCAGGAGATGCCGAGGTAGCCAAAGTCGGCACTTGGGAGCCGGGTCCAGGCTACAATCTCTTCAAGGCGGTCAAAGAAACCCTTGGTGACCTGCCAATTATTGCGGAAGATCTTGGGAATATCGATGCTAAGGCACGCAAGTTGTTGGCAGACTGTGGTTATCCAGGTATGAAAATCCTAGAATTTGGCTTCTTCGATGTGACAGGGCAGAGCATTGACATCCCACACCGTTGTGTGCCAAACTCGATTGCCTATACCGGTACCCATGACAATGAAGTGGTCAATGGATGGTATAACAATCTGGAGCCTGAACAACAGGAATTCGTGGACGACTACACCAACCGCAAACCAATTGAACCTGTAACCCAAGCTATGTTGCGTACCTTGTTTGCCACAGTCAGCGATACAGCCATTGCAACCATGCAGGATGTGTTGGACCTAGGCGAAGACAGCCGCATGAATACACCATCAACCGTTGGAGGCAACTGGGAATGGCGGATGAAAGCAGAAGATTTAACCCAGGAACGCAAAGACTTCCTAATCAAAATGACCAAACTATATCAACGAGGAAATGAAAAACATGATTAA
- a CDS encoding ATP-dependent Clp protease ATP-binding subunit, whose translation MNNNFNNFNNMDDIFNQLMGNMGGYSTERRRYSINGREVTPEEFAMYRQTGRLPQTEEVAQAQTKGQIKSDGILAKLGCNLTQDAREGKLDPVIGRNKEIQETAEILARRTKNNPVLVGDAGVGKTAVVEGLAQAIVNGDVPAAIKNKEIISIDISGLEAGTQYRGAFEENVQNLVDEVKKAGNIILFFDEIHQILGAGSTGGDSGSKGLADILKPALSRGELTVIGATTQDEYRNTIHKNAALARRFNEVKVNAPSAEDTYQILKGIKPLYEAHHNIELPDEVLRAAVDYSVQYIPQRSLPDKAIDLIDVTAAHLAAQHPVTDIQTLEAEMAEAKQLQLEAAEKEDYEKALNEKVRIDKLQKQIDTHTEQQKVVATVNDVAQSVERMTGIPVSQMGASDIERLKELKNRLSAKVIGQDDAVEAVSRAIRRNRAGFDDGNRPIGSFLFVGPTGVGKTELAKQLALDLFGNKDAIIRLDMSEYSDRTAVSKLIGTTAGYVGYDDNSHTLTERVRRNPYSIVLLDEIEKADRQVITLLLQVLDDGHLTDGQGNQVNFKNTIIIATSNAGFGYGMAEGEEELDIMDRIAPFFRPEFLNRFNAVIEFKHLDKENLKAIVDLMLAQVNQTLAKKGITLEVTEAAKEFLMEAGYDKAMGARPLRRVIESQIRDKVTDFYLDHTNVTNLLADVADNEIKIEEQTFS comes from the coding sequence ATGAACAACAATTTCAATAATTTTAACAATATGGACGATATTTTCAATCAACTCATGGGCAATATGGGAGGTTACAGCACAGAGCGTCGCCGTTATTCTATCAATGGGCGTGAAGTGACACCAGAAGAATTCGCTATGTACCGTCAGACTGGTCGTCTGCCACAGACAGAAGAAGTGGCTCAAGCACAGACTAAAGGTCAGATAAAGTCAGACGGAATTCTTGCAAAACTAGGTTGCAATTTGACCCAAGATGCGCGTGAAGGGAAGTTGGATCCAGTCATTGGACGCAACAAGGAAATCCAAGAAACAGCAGAAATTTTGGCGCGCCGTACCAAGAACAATCCAGTTTTGGTCGGTGATGCAGGTGTTGGGAAAACTGCGGTAGTAGAAGGCTTGGCTCAAGCCATTGTCAATGGTGATGTGCCAGCAGCCATTAAGAACAAGGAAATCATCTCCATCGACATTTCAGGCTTGGAAGCTGGGACTCAGTATCGTGGGGCTTTTGAGGAAAATGTGCAGAATCTTGTGGATGAAGTTAAAAAAGCTGGCAATATCATTCTCTTCTTTGATGAAATTCATCAGATTTTGGGAGCTGGTAGTACTGGTGGAGACTCCGGTTCCAAGGGTTTAGCGGATATTCTCAAACCAGCTTTATCCCGTGGGGAATTGACGGTTATCGGTGCCACTACGCAGGACGAATACCGCAATACCATTCACAAGAACGCCGCTCTGGCTCGTCGTTTCAATGAAGTCAAGGTTAATGCTCCGTCCGCAGAAGACACCTACCAGATTTTGAAAGGGATTAAGCCGCTTTATGAAGCCCACCACAATATTGAATTGCCAGATGAGGTTTTGAGAGCTGCAGTTGATTATTCCGTCCAATATATTCCGCAACGTAGCTTGCCTGATAAGGCTATTGACCTGATTGATGTGACCGCTGCTCACTTGGCTGCACAACATCCTGTGACAGATATTCAGACCTTGGAAGCAGAAATGGCTGAGGCAAAACAGTTGCAGTTGGAAGCAGCTGAAAAAGAGGATTATGAAAAAGCCTTGAATGAAAAAGTCCGTATTGATAAGCTACAAAAACAGATTGATACTCATACAGAGCAACAGAAAGTAGTAGCGACCGTCAATGATGTGGCTCAGTCAGTTGAGCGTATGACAGGAATTCCAGTCTCTCAAATGGGAGCCTCTGACATTGAACGGCTCAAGGAATTGAAAAATCGCCTGTCAGCCAAGGTTATCGGTCAAGACGATGCGGTGGAAGCTGTATCTCGTGCCATTCGTCGGAATCGTGCAGGTTTTGATGACGGCAACCGTCCGATTGGTTCCTTCCTATTTGTCGGTCCGACAGGTGTCGGTAAGACAGAGTTGGCAAAACAGTTAGCGCTAGACTTGTTTGGTAACAAGGATGCCATTATCCGCCTGGATATGTCTGAATACAGTGATCGGACAGCCGTTTCCAAATTAATCGGGACCACAGCGGGTTATGTGGGCTACGATGACAATTCCCATACTCTTACAGAGCGTGTCCGCCGCAATCCGTACTCCATTGTCCTCTTGGATGAGATTGAAAAAGCAGATCGACAAGTGATTACACTTCTCTTGCAAGTGCTGGATGACGGGCATTTGACTGATGGACAGGGCAACCAAGTTAACTTTAAAAATACCATTATCATCGCTACATCAAATGCAGGTTTTGGTTATGGAATGGCAGAAGGTGAGGAAGAGCTAGATATCATGGACCGCATTGCTCCATTCTTCCGTCCGGAATTCCTCAACCGTTTCAACGCAGTTATAGAATTTAAACATCTGGACAAGGAAAATCTAAAAGCAATTGTTGACTTGATGTTAGCACAGGTTAATCAAACCCTAGCTAAAAAAGGGATTACCCTTGAAGTGACGGAAGCTGCCAAAGAATTCTTGATGGAAGCCGGCTATGACAAGGCAATGGGGGCTCGCCCACTCCGTCGGGTCATCGAAAGCCAAATTCGTGATAAGGTGACAGACTTCTATTTGGACCATACAAATGTGACCAACTTACTCGCGGATGTGGCTGACAATGAAATCAAAATTGAAGAGCAAACCTTTTCATAA